Proteins encoded within one genomic window of Marasmius oreades isolate 03SP1 chromosome 6, whole genome shotgun sequence:
- a CDS encoding uncharacterized protein (MEROPS:MER0182135), whose protein sequence is MKFSQVFSVSLHALVVAVFMFSGPTTAHSQANRPLKRLAHPSTLSIEILPRTKTLHLESRHLQNARTTILHHNDSFRLVLSAFDEIFYLHLRPNDHLIHPAARITYFSPDGQPQSQPLQRESVKAYLGEVIHESHSKSRMREDAAGLVYHGNREGELGWARMMVWHQGDDSVPDGSPVFEGAFSARGDIYHVMTKDNYLKTKGKLDAEIGINNGVVGELDEVLVIWRESDLMSPEEEALHTGVKVKPQTCGHDGLQWNVDPSVNQALQSPVSSSNWSGLDFLNSPFGMDSLSNFSLARRDTGGDAAGGGMSTNFVGSIGKTDGCPTSQKILYMGVAADCEYVKKYGTKENATQKILNDWNMASSLYKTTFKVSLGIVELQVQNPDCPAQADSNLPWNVDCNGAELDNRLSIFSQWRGDKGNDGIGLWHLMSGCPTGSEVGIAWLATLCQQTAGGTPGNVVSGTGVSTAGITEWQVVAHEIGHNFGAIHDCADGCESNNGSCCPLASNTNCSAKAKFIMSPVAQTGEKTFSPCTIGNVCSLMKGGAGGQTNTSCLDDPGVATRTTFTLKMCGNGIVEDGEDCDPGAGNNSTCCDVNTCKFKNEAVCDPSNSPCCTNQCTFAPKNQVCRPSKDDRCDVAETCPGNSGACPKDVTKPNGQSCGSDGLACASGQCTSLSAQCKSAGGPMGLTTGCQNRGDGTCRISCEDPSKSNSCVLLSSLLIDGSPCGYGGSCASGTCQAGNLFDTAKAWYTQNLQIAIPVTVVAGILLILLVILLLRCLCRLGGNRQVYSEPVVVPTLAHQRLGSDMYGPYPSMQPPQVPQISHPPITTYSTWVDERPYNGR, encoded by the exons ATGAAGTTCTCCCAGGTGTTTTCTGTGTCGTTGCATGCGCTGGTCGTCGCAGTATTTATGTTTTCGGGTCCTACTACAG CTCATAGCCAGGCCAATAGACCGCTCAAGAGACTAGCACATCCTTCTACGCTCTCTATCGAAATCCTTCCACGAACAAAAACACTACATCTTGAATCACGTCACCTACAGAACGCACGAACAACTATTCTACATCACAATGATTCATTTAGATTGGTCCTATCAGCTTTCGACGAGATATTCTACCTTCATCTCCGCCCTAACGATCATCTCATCCACCCTGCTGCACGTATTACTTACTTCTCCCCCGACGGACAACCACAATCCCAACCTTTGCAGCGTGAATCCGTCAAAGCCTATCTCGGTGAAGTCATCCATGAATCTCACTCCAAGTCCCGTATGCGTGAAGATGCGGCAGGTCTTGTTTATCATGGCAACCGCGAAGGTGAACTTGGTTGGGCAAGGATGATGGTCTGGCATCAGGGGGATGATTCTGTCCCCGATGGTTCACCCGTCTTCGAGGGTGCATTCAGCGCACGAGGAGATATCTATCACGTTATGACCAAGGACAACTACTTGAAAACCAAAGGAAAACTGGATGCCGAAATTGGGATCAACAACGGTGTAGTGGGAGAGCTGGATGAAGTTCTGGTAATTTGGCGCGAATCCGATCTGATGTCCCCAGAGGAAGAAGCTCTCCACACGGGTGTAAAGGTCAAACCTCAAACATGTGGACATGATGGATTGCAGTGGAACGTGGACCCATCTGTGAACCAGGCATTGCAGAGTCCTGTGTCCTCGAGCAATTGGTCAGGTCTTGACTTCCTCAACTCTCCGTTCGGAATGGATTCATTGAGTAACTTTTCGCTGGCCAGAAGAGATACCGGTGGTGACGCTGCCGGAGGTGGTATGTCCACAAA CTTCGTGGGGAGCATAGGCAAGACTGACGGATGCCCTACCTCACAGAAAATA TTATACATGGGAGTCGCAGCCGACTGCGAATATGTCAAAAAATACGGGACCAAGGAAAACGCCACACAGAAGATTCTGAATGATTGGAATATGGCTAGTTCATTGTACAAG ACCACCTTCAAGGTCAGTCTTGGGATTGTCGAACTTCAAGTACAGAATCCCGA TTGCCCGGCGCAAGCGGATTCTAATTTGCCCTGGAACGTCGATTGCAACGGCGCGGAACTTGATAACAGGCTTTCAATCTTCTCGCAATGGCGAGGTGATAAGGGGAATGATGGAATCGGCCTCTGGCATCTCATGAGCGGTTGCCCTACTGGGTCAGAAGTCGGTATCGCCTGGCTCGCCACGCTATGCCAACAAACTGCTGGAGGAACCCCCGGCAACGTTGTCTCTGGCACGGGGGTTTCTACCGCCGGAATAACGGAGTGGCAAGTTGTGGCGCACGAGATTGGACACAACTTTGGCGCGATACACGACTGTGCGGATGGTTGTGAATCTAACAACGGGAGCTGTTGCCCTTTGGCTTCCAATACTAATTGTAGTGCCAAGGCCAAGTTTATCATGAGTCCTGTTGCCCAGACTGGAGAGAAGACGTTTTCGCCGTGTACTATTGGTAACGTTT GCTCGTTGATGAAAGGTGGAGCCGGTGGTCAAACAAATACGAGCTGTCTCGATGATCCGGGCGTTGCCACACGGACGACCTTCACCCTCAAGATGTGTGGGAACGGTATCGTAGAAGATGGCGAGGACTGTGACCCAGGAGCTGGAAACAATTCGACGTGTTGTGATGTCAACACGTGTAAGTTCAAGAACGAAGCGGTTTGTGATCCTTCGAACAGCCCTTGTTGTACAAATCAGTGTACGTTCGCGCCCAAGAACCAGGTGTGTCGTCCTTCGAAGGACGACCGGTGTGATGTCGCGGAGACGTGTCCTGGAAATTCGGGTGCATGTCCTAAAGACGTGACAAAGCCGAATG GTCAATCATGCGGTTCCGATGGCCTCGCTTGCGCCAGTGGTCAATGTACCTCACTGTCGG CCCAATGCAAGTCGGCCGGTGGGCCTATGGGTCTCACAACTGGATGTCAGAATCGCGGCGACGGCACCTGCCGGATATCATGTGAAGATCCCAGCAAATCCAACTCTTGTGTTCTACTGTCATCGTTGCTCATAGATGGTTCACCTTGCG GTTATGGAGGAAGCTGTGCCTCTGGGACGTGTCAAGCCGGTAATCTTTTCGATACCGCCAAG GCATGGTATACGCAAAACCTGCAGATTGCTATCCCAGTCACTGTCGTCGCTGGCATTTTGTTGATACTTCTGGTGATACTCTTACTGAGAT GTCTGTGTCGTTTGGGTGGTAATAGGCAAGTCTATTCTGAGCCCGTGGTCGTCCCGACACTGGCCCATCAGAGGTTGGGCAGTGATATGTATGGACCGTATCCCTCCAT GCAACCTCCGCAAGTTCCTCAAATTTCTCATCCCCCTATCACAACGTACTCTACTTGGGTGGATGAGAGACCCTACAACGGTCGATAG